In Aphis gossypii isolate Hap1 unplaced genomic scaffold, ASM2018417v2 Contig00302, whole genome shotgun sequence, a genomic segment contains:
- the LOC126553681 gene encoding uncharacterized protein LOC126553681, translated as MPLIKTAKKYLKKSNLPCQLIFIKANFEFLPRAITFLEKRGTKLSDSLKIIEDTKNKISHLKCTKAIPFVNKMNDVLDKNSGYNIVLKIYKILSGVVENLEGLPEDMTNDDLAYFNYAPITSVDVERSFSIYKNLLSRNRRRFTFENIRKYLIVQCYFQETQNDSELMM; from the coding sequence ATGCCACTAATTAAAACCgctaaaaagtatttaaaaaaaagtaatcttCCATGTcaactaatatttatcaaagcaaattttgaatttttacctcgagcgataacatttttagaaaaaagagGTACTAAGCTGTCGgattcgttaaaaataattgaagatacaaaaaataaaatcagtcACTTGAAATGTACAAAGGCTATaccatttgtaaataaaatgaatgatgttttagataaaaattctggttataatattgtgttgaaaatttataaaatattaagtggtGTAGTGGAAAATTTGGAAGGTTTGCCTGAAGATATGACAAATGATGATTTGGCATACTTTAATTATGCTCCAATTACTTCTGTAGACGTTGAACGGAGTTTctcaatttacaaaaatttattgtCCCGTAATCGTCGGAGATTTACATTCGAAAACATAAGAAAGTATTTAATCGtacaatgttattttcaaGAAACTCAAAATGATTCAGAATTAATGATGTAA
- the LOC126553682 gene encoding THAP domain-containing protein 8-like, with translation MPTCCVVPNCKSRGSTDSDFHFFTFPINDGIRLEKWMLAINRQGFIPKKSSRICNIHFLKTDFVDSPGGSYKLKLKPNSVPSVFPGRPVASTSISSESPMQQSDILITTPTRKRPLLSSSDDDNKDKSWVGHGQKLRCQKQQVPLY, from the exons ATGCCTACTTGTTGCGTTGTTCCAAATTGCAAATCTCGAGGAAGTACTGATAGCGATTTCCACTTTTTTAC gtTTCCAATTAATGATGGAATTCGTTTGGAAAAATGGATGTTGGCTATAAATCGTCAAGGATTTATACCAAAGAAGTCGAGCCGAATATGTAAcatccattttttaaaaacagattttGTTGATAGTCCAGGAGGCAGTTACAAGTTAAAACTTAAGCCCAATAGTGTGCCATCAGTTTTTCCTGGCAGACCTGTAGCATCAA CTTCAATATCCAGTGAATCACCTATGCAGCAGTCAGATATCTTAATTACGACACCAACAAGAAAGCGACCATTATTATCGTCaagtgatgatgataataaagaCAAGTCATGGGTTGGTCATGGACAGAAACTAAGATGCCAAAAGCAACAAGTTCCCCTGTACTAA
- the LOC126553680 gene encoding uncharacterized protein LOC126553680 produces MRYAKANNEKTPDYDPTKSKSWLIYQDCNNLYGWAMSQHMPYGGFKWVEPKLEGLNDLNDTSPIGRIYEVDITYPKELHDKHNDLPFLPQNGIPAGSKVKKLMATLQSKKNYIIHYRNLQQAIANGLIVEKVHRVVQFNQSPWLAPYIALTQR; encoded by the exons ATGAGGTATGCTAAAGCTAATAATGAAAAGACCCCAGATTATGATCCAACAAAGTCCAAATCATGGTTAATTTATCAAGatt gtaataatCTATACGGTTGGGCAATGTCACAACACATGCCCTATGGTGGTTTTAAGTGGGTTGAACCTAAACTAGAAGGGCTGAATGATTTGAACGATACATCACCCATCGGACGGATATATGAAGTTGACATTACTTATCCGAAAGAACTCCATGATAAACACAACGACTTACCTTTCCTACCACAAAACGGTATCCCAGCTggttcaaaagttaaaaaactcATGGCAACACTTCAgtcgaaaaaaaactatattattcattaccgAAACCTCCAACAAGCTATAGCCAATGGACTCATAgttgaaaaa gttcaTAGAGTAGTTCAGTTTAATCAATCACCATGGCTGGCTCCATACATAGCACTAACACAGAGATGA
- the LOC126553679 gene encoding uncharacterized protein LOC126553679: protein MESMRKRIRMELVSSDRRLQKLINQSTFKHCTTYNETLNAVALENKIIDFCKPIYIGFAVLEISKYLMYDYHYNVMQKHYDDKIELMYTDTDSLVYYIQTDDFYNDLLNNPNLLNRMDTANLPHDHPCYIAERKKIPGLFSDETDGRIMREFCALRAKSYAYILEDNEKIKAKGIRGHVVRNHMTFQDHKRCLFGDTSLEVTTSNVSIRSFKHKLKTIKSDKLTYNSFDDKRVILEDKVHTLAHGHYSIV, encoded by the exons ATGGAGTCTATGAGGAAAAGAATAAGAATGGAACTGGTGTCTAGTGATCGTCGTTTACAAAAACTGATAAATCAGTCAACATTCAAACACTGTACCACATACAATGAAACTCTAAATGCAGTTgcattagaaaacaaaatcattgatttttgtaaacctatttatatag gtTTTGCAGTGCTGGAAATTTCcaagtatttaatgtatgacTATCACTATAACGTAATGCAGAAAcattatgatgataaaattgaGCTCATGTATACAGAtacag attcATTGGTGTACTATATTCAAACTGatgatttttacaatgatCTGTTGAACAATCCAAACTTGTTGAATCGAATGGACACTGCAAATCTACCCCATGACCACCCGTGTTACATTGCTGAGAGAAAGAAGATACCTGGGTTATTTTCTGATGAAACCGATGGACGTATTATGAGAGAGTTTTGTGCTCTCCGTGCAAAGTCCTACGCTTACATTTTAGAAGATAATGAGAAAATCAAAGCAAAAGGAATCCGTGGACATGTTGTTAGAAACCATATGACCTTTCAAGATCATAAACGGTGTTTGTTTGGTGATACCAGTTTGGAAGTAACAACGTCAAACGTCTCTATTCGTTCATTCAAACACAAATTAAAGACCATCAAATCcgataaattaacttataacagTTTTGATGATAAAAGGGTTATACTTGAAGACAAAGTACACACCCTAGCTCATGGACACTATTCTATAGTgtga